From Streptomonospora salina, the proteins below share one genomic window:
- a CDS encoding aggregation-promoting factor C-terminal-like domain-containing protein yields MLLNRISLRVASAVGSAAVVAGTAFAVTAFADKGGDPGQSAAVVVPDAASGTQRFFGKPEQVSDQELEQQRDKVRDRLGDVTGAANGSATVEEEKKEEPEDPEDTGSDDDSGSGSSGGGSADTGDPKSIARSMLSDYGWGADQFSCLEPLWEKESNWDHTAQNPSSGAYGIPQSLPGSKMADAGADWQTNPATQIEWGLGYIEREYGSPCGAWEHSQANNWY; encoded by the coding sequence TTGCTACTCAACCGGATCTCGCTGCGGGTGGCCTCGGCGGTCGGCTCGGCAGCGGTGGTCGCAGGTACGGCGTTCGCCGTCACCGCATTCGCCGACAAGGGAGGCGACCCGGGCCAAAGCGCTGCGGTGGTGGTACCGGACGCGGCCAGTGGCACACAGCGGTTCTTCGGTAAGCCGGAGCAGGTTTCCGACCAGGAGCTGGAGCAGCAGCGCGACAAGGTGCGCGACCGCCTCGGCGACGTCACCGGCGCAGCCAACGGGTCGGCCACGGTCGAGGAGGAGAAGAAGGAGGAACCCGAGGATCCGGAAGACACCGGTTCCGACGACGACTCCGGTTCCGGCTCCTCCGGAGGCGGATCGGCCGACACCGGCGACCCCAAGTCCATCGCCCGCTCGATGCTCTCCGACTACGGGTGGGGAGCGGACCAGTTCTCCTGCCTGGAACCCCTGTGGGAGAAGGAGAGCAACTGGGACCACACCGCGCAGAACCCCAGCTCGGGCGCGTACGGCATCCCGCAGTCCCTGCCGGGCAGCAAGATGGCCGACGCCGGCGCGGACTGGCAGACCAACCCCGCCACCCAGATCGAGTGGGGACTCGGCTACATCGAGCGGGAGTACGGATCCCCGTGCGGCGCCTGGGAACACTCCCAGGCCAACAACTGGTACTAG
- a CDS encoding PhoH family protein, which yields MHLSADDTPDLAERGGERRTYVLDTSVLLADPASIGRFAEHAVVLPIVVITELESKRHHPELGYFAREALRRLDGLRIDNGGLDADIPVNEEGGTLRVELNHSDQSVLPAGFRLGDNDARILTVASNLRAEGADVVLVSKDLPMRIKASSIGLTADEYRAELPIEHGWTGMAELEVPAHEVSALFEGDGTADIEAARDLPCHTGLVLVSERGKALGRVLPDKSVKVVKGDRDVFGLHGRSAEQRIALDLLCDPDVGIVSMGGRAGTGKSALALCAGLEAVLERGRHRKVMVFRPLYAVGGQDLGYLPGSENEKMSPWSQAVHDTLSAVTTQDVIDEVVDRGMLEVLPLTHIRGRSLHDAFVIVDEAQSLERGVLLTVLSRLGENSRVVLTHDVAQSDNLRVGRYDGIVAVIEKLKGHPLFSHTTLTRSERSPIAALVTEMLEG from the coding sequence ATCCACCTCAGTGCCGACGACACTCCCGACCTAGCCGAGCGAGGAGGCGAGCGCCGCACGTACGTGCTGGACACGAGCGTGCTGCTGGCCGATCCCGCCTCGATCGGCCGGTTCGCCGAGCACGCGGTGGTTCTGCCGATCGTGGTCATCACCGAGCTGGAGAGTAAGCGACACCACCCCGAACTGGGATATTTCGCCCGCGAGGCGTTGCGCCGGCTGGACGGCCTGCGGATCGACAACGGCGGCCTCGACGCCGACATCCCGGTGAACGAGGAGGGCGGCACGCTGCGGGTGGAGCTCAACCACAGCGACCAGTCCGTCCTTCCGGCGGGGTTCCGGCTCGGCGACAACGACGCCCGAATCCTCACTGTCGCCTCCAACCTGCGGGCCGAGGGCGCCGACGTCGTCCTCGTCAGCAAGGATCTGCCGATGCGGATCAAGGCGTCCTCGATCGGGCTCACGGCCGACGAATACCGTGCCGAACTCCCGATCGAGCACGGGTGGACCGGCATGGCCGAACTGGAGGTCCCCGCCCACGAAGTCTCTGCACTGTTCGAAGGAGACGGCACCGCCGACATCGAGGCGGCACGCGACCTGCCCTGCCACACCGGGCTCGTTCTGGTGTCCGAGCGCGGCAAGGCCCTGGGCCGCGTCCTGCCGGACAAGTCCGTCAAGGTCGTCAAGGGCGACCGCGACGTCTTCGGCCTCCACGGGCGCAGCGCCGAGCAGCGCATCGCCCTCGACCTGCTCTGCGACCCCGACGTCGGCATCGTCTCCATGGGCGGCCGCGCCGGCACGGGCAAGTCCGCACTCGCGCTGTGCGCGGGCCTGGAGGCCGTTCTGGAGCGCGGCCGACACCGGAAGGTCATGGTCTTCCGGCCGCTGTACGCCGTGGGCGGCCAAGATCTGGGCTATCTGCCCGGCAGCGAGAACGAGAAGATGTCGCCCTGGTCGCAGGCGGTGCACGACACCCTGTCCGCTGTCACCACGCAGGACGTCATCGACGAAGTGGTCGACCGCGGGATGCTGGAGGTCCTGCCGCTGACCCACATCCGCGGCCGCTCGCTGCACGACGCCTTCGTCATCGTCGACGAGGCGCAGTCGCTGGAGCGCGGCGTGCTGCTGACCGTGCTGTCGCGGCTGGGCGAGAACTCCCGGGTGGTGCTCACCCACGACGTCGCCCAGAGCGACAACCTGCGGGTGGGCCGCTACGACGGCATCGTCGCGGTGATCGAGAAGCTCAAGGGGCACCCGCTGTTCTCCCACACCACCCTCACCCGGTCCGAGCGGTCCCCGATCGCCGCCCTGGTGACCGAGATGCTGGAGGGCTGA
- a CDS encoding ABC transporter ATP-binding protein, with protein MSLSGHRSHVGSSEPSYPDDSAAPSDRTRPAEPDGPDGPVAGAAPARGAGSHSGSAPAIALRDVVKRFGSFTAVDGLDLDVPSGTVFGLLGPNGAGKSTTMKMLTAQSRADSGEITVLGHAVPRASKRARARMGVVPQHDNLDEELTVRENLEVFTHLYRVPRAHRAEAVDRGLRLAHLEDRPHLRADKLSGGMRRRLLIVRGLVHRPHLVLLDEPTVGLDPQVRQELWGLITDLRAEGVTVLMSTHYIEEAERLADVVALMAGGRVVSEGVPADLIARHAGSTVEEFPLEAGARADEIEERVAAAGLATRRTGATLSVLRADRIPESLRESLGRGNARAGNLEDVFVTLTGERVE; from the coding sequence ATGTCGCTATCGGGACACCGCTCTCACGTGGGCTCATCCGAACCGTCCTACCCCGACGATTCGGCGGCCCCCTCCGACCGCACCCGGCCCGCCGAACCCGACGGGCCCGACGGCCCCGTCGCGGGCGCCGCGCCGGCACGCGGCGCCGGATCCCACTCCGGCTCCGCGCCCGCCATCGCGCTGCGCGACGTCGTCAAACGCTTCGGCTCCTTCACCGCCGTCGACGGCCTCGACCTCGACGTCCCCAGCGGCACCGTCTTCGGACTGCTCGGCCCCAACGGCGCCGGCAAGTCCACCACCATGAAGATGCTCACCGCGCAGAGCCGCGCCGACTCCGGTGAGATCACCGTGCTCGGCCACGCCGTCCCCCGCGCCTCCAAGCGCGCCCGCGCCCGGATGGGGGTCGTGCCCCAGCACGACAACCTCGACGAGGAACTGACGGTGCGGGAGAACTTGGAGGTCTTCACGCACCTGTACCGGGTGCCGCGGGCACACCGCGCCGAGGCCGTCGACCGCGGGCTGCGCCTGGCCCATCTCGAAGACCGCCCCCACCTGCGCGCCGACAAGCTCTCCGGCGGCATGCGCCGCCGCCTGCTGATCGTGCGCGGGCTGGTGCACCGCCCGCACCTGGTGCTGCTGGACGAACCCACCGTCGGACTCGACCCCCAGGTGCGCCAGGAACTGTGGGGACTGATCACCGACCTGCGCGCCGAGGGCGTCACCGTGCTGATGTCCACCCACTACATCGAGGAGGCCGAACGCCTCGCCGACGTCGTGGCCCTGATGGCCGGGGGCCGGGTCGTGTCCGAGGGGGTTCCCGCCGACCTCATCGCCCGCCACGCGGGATCGACCGTCGAGGAGTTCCCGCTGGAAGCGGGTGCGCGGGCCGACGAGATCGAGGAGCGCGTCGCCGCCGCCGGCCTCGCCACCCGCCGCACCGGCGCCACCCTGTCGGTGCTGCGCGCCGACCGGATCCCCGAGTCCCTGCGCGAATCGCTGGGCCGCGGCAACGCCCGCGCGGGCAACCTCGAAGACGTATTCGTCACCTTGACCGGGGAGAGAGTCGAATGA
- a CDS encoding isoprenyl transferase, translating to MGLRNPLYWLYERRLERSLGSFEIPRHVGVILDGNRRWARISGLSSVEAGHQAGAEKIFDLLGWCDEVGVQVVTLWLLSTDNLTRKREELEPLLKIIEDTVTRLRREGWNVNPMGALDLLPDSTARVVKEAQAATSGNSGPIVNVAVGYGGRREIADAVRSLLVAEAAKGTGIEELAERLDLDHIAEHLYTRGQPDPDLLIRTSGEQRLSGFMLWQSAQAEFYFCEVFWPAFRKVDFLRALRAYGARNRRFGS from the coding sequence ATGGGGCTTCGTAACCCCTTGTACTGGCTGTACGAGCGCCGGCTGGAGCGGTCGCTCGGCAGCTTCGAGATCCCCCGCCACGTCGGCGTCATTCTGGACGGCAACCGCAGGTGGGCCCGGATCAGCGGACTCTCCAGCGTCGAGGCGGGCCACCAGGCCGGAGCCGAGAAGATCTTCGACCTGCTCGGCTGGTGCGACGAAGTCGGTGTGCAGGTGGTCACGTTGTGGCTGCTGTCCACCGACAACCTCACGCGCAAGCGCGAGGAGCTCGAACCGCTGCTGAAGATCATCGAGGACACGGTGACCCGCCTTCGCCGCGAAGGCTGGAACGTCAACCCCATGGGCGCCCTCGACCTGCTGCCCGACTCCACCGCACGGGTGGTGAAAGAGGCGCAGGCGGCCACATCCGGAAACTCCGGCCCGATTGTGAATGTCGCGGTCGGGTATGGAGGAAGGCGTGAGATCGCTGATGCGGTGCGGTCGCTCCTCGTCGCCGAGGCGGCCAAAGGCACCGGTATCGAGGAGCTCGCCGAGCGACTCGATCTGGACCACATCGCCGAGCATCTCTACACGCGTGGCCAGCCCGATCCCGATCTCCTCATCCGCACCTCGGGTGAGCAGCGGCTTTCCGGGTTCATGCTCTGGCAGAGCGCGCAGGCGGAGTTCTACTTCTGCGAAGTCTTCTGGCCGGCTTTCCGGAAGGTGGACTTCCTGCGGGCGCTTCGCGCCTATGGTGCACGCAACCGGCGTTTCGGCTCCTGA
- a CDS encoding class II fumarate hydratase, producing the protein MSGFRVEHDSMGEVRVPAEAKWRAQTQRAVENFPISGQGIEHANIRALGHIKAAAAKVNAELGVIPAEFGTAIRDAALEVAEGEWNDEFPIDVFQTGSGTSSNMNANEVVASVAAERSGAAVHPNDHVNASQSSNDVYPSSLHIAAVAAVVDDLVPALRHLEGALRAKADEFSTVVKSGRTHLMDATPVTLGQEFAGYAAQVRNGVERLEATLPRVAELPLGGTAVGTGINTPEGFAAKVIAEIASATGLPLTEARDHFEAQGARDGLVELSGQLRTVAVGYAKLANDIRWMGSGPSTGLAEIRLPDLQPGSSIMPGKVNPVLCEAMLQVSSQVVGNDAAVSFGGASGNFELNVQLPVIGRNVLESIRLLANVSRVFADRCVSGIEADEERCSTFAESSPSIVTPLNRYIGYEEAAKVAKQSLAERKTIREVVLERGYIGAGDLTEDQLDEALDTLRMTNSR; encoded by the coding sequence ATGAGCGGTTTCCGCGTCGAGCACGACTCGATGGGCGAGGTCAGGGTCCCCGCCGAAGCCAAGTGGCGCGCGCAGACGCAGCGTGCCGTGGAGAACTTCCCGATCTCCGGGCAGGGGATCGAGCACGCCAATATCCGTGCCCTCGGGCACATCAAGGCCGCCGCGGCCAAGGTGAACGCGGAACTGGGGGTGATCCCCGCGGAGTTCGGCACCGCGATCCGCGATGCGGCCCTGGAGGTCGCCGAGGGCGAGTGGAACGACGAGTTCCCCATCGACGTGTTCCAGACCGGCTCGGGCACGTCGAGCAACATGAACGCCAACGAGGTGGTCGCGTCCGTCGCCGCTGAGCGGTCGGGCGCCGCGGTCCACCCCAACGACCACGTCAACGCTTCGCAGTCCTCCAACGACGTGTACCCGTCGTCGCTGCACATCGCCGCCGTCGCGGCCGTGGTGGACGATCTGGTTCCGGCGCTGCGGCACTTGGAGGGCGCGCTGCGCGCCAAGGCAGACGAGTTCTCCACCGTCGTCAAGAGCGGGCGCACCCACCTGATGGACGCCACTCCGGTCACGCTGGGCCAGGAGTTCGCCGGCTATGCGGCCCAGGTCCGCAACGGTGTGGAGCGGCTGGAGGCGACCCTGCCGCGCGTCGCGGAGCTGCCGCTGGGCGGAACCGCGGTGGGCACCGGCATCAACACCCCCGAGGGCTTCGCCGCCAAGGTGATCGCCGAGATCGCTTCGGCTACCGGCCTGCCGCTGACCGAGGCCCGCGACCACTTCGAGGCCCAGGGCGCGCGCGACGGCCTGGTGGAGCTGTCGGGCCAGCTGCGGACCGTCGCGGTGGGCTACGCCAAGCTCGCCAACGACATCCGGTGGATGGGCTCGGGGCCGAGCACCGGCCTGGCCGAGATCCGGCTGCCGGACCTGCAACCCGGCTCCTCGATCATGCCCGGCAAGGTCAACCCGGTGCTGTGCGAGGCCATGCTGCAGGTGTCCTCGCAGGTGGTGGGTAACGACGCGGCCGTGTCGTTCGGCGGGGCGTCGGGCAACTTCGAACTGAACGTGCAGCTGCCGGTGATCGGGCGCAACGTGCTGGAGTCGATCCGGCTGCTGGCCAACGTCTCGCGGGTCTTCGCCGACCGGTGCGTGTCCGGCATCGAGGCCGACGAAGAGCGCTGCAGCACGTTCGCCGAGTCCTCTCCGTCGATCGTGACGCCGCTGAACCGCTACATCGGCTACGAGGAGGCGGCCAAGGTCGCCAAGCAGTCCCTGGCCGAGCGCAAGACCATCCGCGAGGTGGTGCTGGAGCGCGGCTACATCGGTGCGGGCGACCTCACCGAGGACCAGCTCGACGAAGCGCTCGACACGCTGCGGATGACCAACTCGCGCTGA
- a CDS encoding RNA polymerase sigma factor, whose product MDNSDKGPGSRRSAAKVDDSLEELARKARDGDSAALDDLLRRVQPEVLRRCARFLPYRQDAEEACQDALLRVARNIGGFKGDSLFTTWLYTVVSNSARQTYRSMKRRAAEMPTESDRIPNQRDPRTTSVIAGSRIDLLEALDQLERDRPNLVAPLVLRDLCQMDYKEIASELGLALGTVKSRIHEGRKHVRASLQ is encoded by the coding sequence GTGGACAACAGTGACAAAGGCCCCGGATCCCGGCGGTCGGCCGCCAAGGTCGACGACTCCCTTGAGGAGCTGGCCCGGAAGGCGCGCGACGGCGACTCCGCGGCGCTGGACGATCTGCTGCGCAGGGTCCAGCCGGAGGTGCTGCGGCGGTGCGCGCGGTTCCTGCCGTACCGCCAGGACGCCGAGGAGGCCTGCCAGGACGCGCTGCTGCGCGTCGCGCGCAACATCGGCGGGTTCAAGGGCGACTCGCTCTTCACCACATGGCTCTATACGGTGGTGTCGAATTCGGCGCGGCAGACCTACCGGTCGATGAAGCGGCGCGCTGCGGAGATGCCCACGGAGTCCGACCGGATTCCGAACCAGCGCGACCCCCGCACCACGAGCGTGATCGCCGGTTCGCGGATCGACCTGCTGGAAGCGCTCGACCAGCTCGAACGCGACCGGCCCAATCTGGTCGCCCCGCTGGTACTGCGCGATCTGTGCCAGATGGACTACAAGGAGATCGCCTCCGAGCTCGGCCTCGCCCTGGGCACGGTGAAGTCCCGTATCCACGAGGGCCGCAAGCACGTACGCGCGTCACTGCAGTAA
- a CDS encoding alkaline phosphatase D family protein, giving the protein MGAVPAAPALAQGRNRPRLTHGLQFGDPRRDGAVVWTRADRPARMVVEVSGRPDFADARTLRGPRLTPGADGTGRVRIRGLDPGSETYVRVHAESGSHTSEVLEGSFRTPGGDRPIRFVWSGDVVGQGWGINPDIGGMPVFSAMADRDPDFFLHSGDTCYADGPLEERVELSDGRIWRNVVTEAKSKVAESLDEFRGQYAYNLLDDALRGFASGVPQIVQWDDHEVVNNWYPGEVLDDDRYRVREVDVLARRAHRAFHEWQPIVAAEAVDGRIYRRIGYGPDLDVFVVDMRPYRDANTAHADGFERILGRRQAAWLQDELARSRATWKVVAADMPVGLVVPDGEAVEGVADGAAGRPRGRESELERVLHGLHRRGVRDVVWLTADVHYTAAHHYSPERATAREFSPFWEFVSGPLHAGGFGPNELDPTFGPEAAFVHAPPTANASPMEGFQHFGEVEIDPVGKELTVTLRDARGGALWATTLTPEAGGV; this is encoded by the coding sequence ATGGGTGCGGTGCCCGCCGCCCCCGCGCTCGCCCAGGGCCGCAACCGGCCGCGGCTCACCCACGGTCTGCAGTTCGGCGACCCCCGGCGCGACGGCGCCGTGGTGTGGACCCGCGCGGACCGGCCCGCGCGCATGGTCGTCGAAGTCTCCGGCCGCCCCGACTTCGCCGACGCGCGGACGCTGCGCGGTCCACGGCTCACCCCCGGGGCGGACGGCACCGGCCGGGTCCGTATCCGCGGGCTCGATCCGGGAAGCGAGACCTACGTGCGGGTGCACGCCGAATCCGGCAGCCACACCAGCGAGGTGCTGGAGGGCTCCTTCCGCACACCCGGGGGCGACCGTCCGATCCGGTTCGTGTGGTCGGGCGACGTCGTCGGGCAGGGATGGGGCATCAACCCCGACATCGGCGGCATGCCGGTCTTCTCCGCCATGGCCGATCGGGACCCCGACTTCTTCCTGCACAGTGGCGACACCTGCTACGCCGACGGGCCGCTGGAGGAGCGGGTGGAGCTGTCCGACGGGCGGATCTGGCGCAACGTGGTCACCGAGGCCAAGTCCAAGGTGGCGGAGAGCCTGGACGAATTCCGCGGGCAGTACGCCTACAACCTGCTCGACGACGCGCTGCGCGGATTCGCCTCCGGCGTCCCGCAGATCGTGCAGTGGGACGATCACGAAGTCGTCAACAACTGGTACCCGGGCGAGGTCCTCGACGACGACCGCTACCGGGTGCGCGAGGTGGACGTGCTGGCCCGCCGGGCGCACCGGGCCTTCCACGAGTGGCAGCCCATCGTCGCCGCCGAGGCGGTCGACGGCCGCATCTACCGCAGGATCGGCTACGGTCCCGATCTGGACGTGTTCGTCGTCGACATGCGCCCCTACCGGGACGCCAACACCGCTCATGCCGACGGTTTCGAACGCATTCTCGGACGGCGCCAGGCCGCCTGGCTCCAGGACGAGCTGGCACGCTCCCGGGCCACCTGGAAGGTCGTCGCCGCCGATATGCCGGTCGGGCTGGTCGTGCCCGACGGTGAAGCGGTCGAAGGCGTGGCCGACGGCGCCGCGGGCCGCCCGCGCGGGCGCGAGTCGGAGCTGGAGCGCGTGCTGCACGGCCTGCACCGCCGCGGTGTGCGCGACGTCGTGTGGCTGACCGCCGACGTGCACTACACGGCCGCCCATCACTACTCGCCCGAACGCGCCACCGCGCGCGAGTTCTCCCCGTTCTGGGAGTTCGTGTCCGGCCCGCTGCACGCCGGCGGGTTCGGCCCCAACGAACTCGACCCCACATTCGGCCCTGAGGCCGCCTTCGTGCACGCGCCGCCGACGGCCAACGCCTCGCCGATGGAGGGATTCCAGCACTTCGGCGAGGTCGAGATCGACCCGGTCGGCAAGGAACTGACCGTGACCCTGCGCGACGCCCGGGGCGGCGCCCTCTGGGCGACGACCCTCACTCCCGAGGCCGGCGGCGTGTAG
- a CDS encoding ABC transporter permease, which yields MSTDASTDASAEGRPAGAAPVAQAPPGRFELAPIAGVLAREWALYRRSWKPTTFAAVVEPVIMLLAFGVGLGSLVGAIGGYDYIHFLGTGIVATSVLFTSMFPGLIDTYVRRVFQHTYDGMLAAPVDVRELVTGEACWIACKAGVYGCAPLLVAIGFGLPASWAMLLVPVVAFVTGFGFALTGIWMSAAVPSIKTMDYIISGIITPLFLIAGTFFPIDTLPGWAQAVAKVNPLYHCVELVRGTAFGIGIGEAALHFAALAAFVVVAWCFAVFQMRRKLID from the coding sequence ATGAGCACGGATGCGAGCACGGATGCGAGCGCGGAAGGCCGACCGGCAGGCGCGGCCCCCGTCGCCCAGGCGCCGCCGGGACGGTTCGAACTCGCGCCGATCGCGGGCGTGCTGGCCCGCGAGTGGGCCCTGTACCGGCGCAGCTGGAAGCCCACGACCTTCGCCGCGGTCGTCGAGCCGGTCATCATGCTGCTGGCCTTCGGCGTCGGCCTCGGCTCTCTGGTGGGCGCGATCGGCGGCTACGACTACATCCACTTCCTGGGCACCGGGATCGTGGCGACCTCGGTGCTGTTCACGTCGATGTTCCCCGGGCTGATCGACACCTACGTGCGGCGGGTCTTCCAGCACACCTACGACGGCATGCTGGCCGCCCCCGTCGACGTGCGCGAGCTGGTCACCGGCGAGGCCTGCTGGATCGCCTGCAAGGCGGGCGTCTACGGCTGCGCCCCGCTGCTGGTGGCGATCGGCTTCGGGCTTCCGGCGTCGTGGGCGATGCTGCTCGTGCCGGTCGTGGCGTTCGTCACCGGGTTCGGGTTCGCGCTGACCGGTATCTGGATGTCGGCGGCGGTGCCGTCCATCAAGACGATGGACTACATCATCTCCGGGATCATCACGCCGCTGTTCCTCATCGCGGGCACCTTCTTCCCGATCGACACGCTGCCGGGATGGGCCCAGGCCGTCGCGAAGGTCAATCCGCTTTACCACTGCGTCGAGCTGGTGCGCGGCACCGCGTTCGGCATCGGCATCGGCGAAGCCGCCCTCCACTTCGCCGCTCTCGCGGCGTTCGTGGTGGTCGCGTGGTGCTTCGCGGTGTTCCAGATGCGCCGCAAGCTCATCGACTGA
- a CDS encoding serine/threonine-protein kinase, with translation MAQPDTFGRYRVIRHLGSGSFATVWLAHDDQLDTPVAVKVLAENWAHQLDVHHRFMAEARILRQADSAWLVRVHDIGTLSDERPYFVMPYADQGSVADLIAKGPLPLDEALRLLTEIGQGVTVLHRHGTIHRDIKPSNVLLQSSPVGQRVLVADLGFAKSIDGASGFTAAAGTPGYMSPEQHGPGGDLDVRADVYSLGAVAYELITGHRPPQPPVRLPPRRLRPGVPAALDELIMSALAEDRTARPSDAKAFTDRIRAIRMVPDLRSELPWWVRYRSVWRRAAAAAAALVLVLAGTTGAAASPPVGALTEVRYAGDELRLAVPQTWARQFHNGRAVPSAVESDRTSGVLVATDLEAWDEPRAAVAGVFAALLPGTGHDLDSLLDGAPCPSPVEQRTFAGPDWSGQIRQWPSCPGRPGAVTVASLAGAHGEKTLYLEVRQTGRRLDTVDRIIAATRLTH, from the coding sequence GTGGCACAACCGGACACTTTCGGCCGATACCGCGTCATCCGGCATCTCGGCTCGGGCTCGTTCGCGACCGTATGGCTCGCGCACGACGACCAGCTCGACACCCCCGTGGCCGTCAAGGTCCTCGCCGAGAACTGGGCGCACCAGCTCGACGTCCACCACCGCTTCATGGCCGAGGCCCGGATCCTGCGCCAAGCCGACTCCGCGTGGCTGGTGCGGGTGCACGACATCGGGACGCTCTCCGACGAGCGCCCCTACTTCGTCATGCCCTACGCCGACCAGGGCAGCGTCGCCGACCTCATCGCCAAAGGCCCTCTCCCCTTGGACGAGGCCCTGCGGCTGCTGACCGAAATCGGCCAAGGCGTCACCGTCCTCCACCGTCACGGCACCATCCACCGCGACATCAAGCCCTCCAACGTACTCCTGCAATCGTCCCCCGTCGGCCAACGGGTCCTGGTGGCCGACCTCGGCTTCGCCAAGAGCATCGACGGCGCGTCCGGGTTCACCGCGGCCGCGGGCACCCCCGGCTACATGTCGCCCGAGCAGCACGGGCCCGGCGGCGATCTGGACGTGCGCGCCGACGTCTACTCGCTGGGCGCGGTCGCCTACGAGCTGATCACCGGCCACCGCCCGCCGCAGCCGCCCGTTCGGTTGCCGCCGCGGCGGCTGCGCCCGGGGGTGCCGGCGGCACTCGACGAGCTGATCATGTCCGCTCTGGCCGAGGACCGCACCGCCCGGCCGTCCGACGCCAAGGCCTTCACCGACCGTATCCGGGCCATCCGTATGGTGCCCGACCTGCGTTCGGAACTTCCGTGGTGGGTGCGCTACCGCTCCGTGTGGCGGCGGGCCGCGGCCGCGGCCGCCGCGCTGGTGCTGGTGCTGGCCGGTACCACCGGTGCCGCGGCATCGCCGCCGGTCGGGGCGCTCACCGAAGTGCGCTACGCCGGCGACGAACTGCGCCTGGCGGTGCCCCAGACCTGGGCCCGCCAGTTCCACAACGGACGCGCCGTACCCAGCGCCGTGGAGTCCGACCGCACCTCAGGGGTCCTGGTGGCGACCGACCTCGAAGCATGGGACGAACCCCGGGCCGCCGTGGCCGGCGTGTTCGCGGCGCTGCTTCCGGGCACCGGTCACGACCTCGACTCCCTGCTCGACGGAGCGCCCTGCCCGAGCCCGGTGGAACAGCGGACGTTCGCCGGGCCGGACTGGTCGGGCCAGATCCGCCAGTGGCCGTCGTGCCCCGGCCGGCCGGGCGCTGTCACCGTGGCGTCGCTGGCCGGCGCGCACGGCGAGAAGACGCTGTACCTGGAGGTCCGCCAGACCGGACGGCGCCTGGACACGGTCGACCGCATCATCGCCGCCACCCGGTTGACGCACTGA